The DNA sequence TTTATATGTTCTACTTTCCCCTTTCTTTACTAGAGGACTCTTtatatattgatattattgTTTGGAAAGTTCTCATTTCCAACTCATTTCTCTCTTTTGTAATGTTGACAAGGAATGATCCTTTCTTTCACGACTACTCCAATgaaaattttatgattattattacgtgaaaatattttattttaactattaaataataaattataaaatttgatttttatatattacaaaaatattatttttatttaaagtatgataaaaaaaataagttatattttttaaataaaaattattataaaaaaatatttttaacatctTTGTTAGAATAGTTACCTACTTTTATTTGGTACAAAAGGTACACTCTTTCTATGGGAATTCTCTTCTTCTAAGCTCACTCATATATACATAATGAAAAGTGGAGCAGCCTTATTGATTTTGAAAGAAACACAAGTAAATGAATGCTAAGGAACTTACAACCTGATTAGGATGTATACTAGAGTGCATTTATTCCTTTATTTGGTATATGTGTGTAGGGTTTAGTtatgaaattatttattatagttGTAATCTAACTAGGGTAGCTAACATAGTTGAATATTCTCGCAAACAAAGACTTCTTTAAATGAATATGGCAGGTTTCTTCGCGCAAGTTGCTACTATTAATTACTAATCAGGAAAGAAAAAGAttataataaaagaagaaaagtcaacaaaagcaaaaaagcaagATCCTCTATTAATCAGCAAATAAAGGTTTCATTTTGCTTAGTTTTAAATAGCTAACTAGTAAGCTGCTGTAtattgaattataaattatttgatatggtcttcttcttttatttattttttttgtttgggtACATATGttactcttaaaattttcgaaactaAAACTTTATTGGGCATACCTCATGTTGGAGAAAATAAATTGGGCTTAGTGGCGGAGGTACAAATAGATGTGTATCTGACTAGTGTATTTTACATGAATCCAAATCATTCATTATCTTTGACCAATCAAATCCCAAATCATTTCCCTTTTTCTAGTAAAAATATATCGCCAAGCCTTCACTAAGAATCAGAATGTCGAATCATATCCAAAAGAGTACCCAGAAAGCACAAGCAGCAAATTGCTGTCctgaaaatataaataaataaatgaaaattaagGATGCAAGTGAGTAATGGAAATTAAGGATTTACCGAGTTCCTTTTGGACATAGTCTTCGTGCATGGAGACCTAGAAAAATGAGGCGGTGGAAAACTATATGGAATTTAAAAGCAAAAGCTGCAGAAGATTGAAGAAATAAATTCAGGTGacaataaaattagataaactAGATGCTGCACTACACTTTACTAATACACAGATTTATTCACACAAACTTCACTTTCAAGAGGCTCAAAGGCACAGAGGACTcccaaaaattgaaaatatatataaagaaaaagggagaaaattTAATGCTAAAATTAGGAGTCACTCCAagtatcatcatcatcatcttctccatCATCACTAGCAACCACCTGTAGTTTTTTCAATTTATGGATATTAAGTTAGTTAGATACACAACATAATGCAAAAGAGAGGAAACAGAATTGAACTACACCAAATACCTGACGGATTGCATTAGCTTTCTCCAAAATTGCTGAAACTTTGTCGCTGGCGGCAGGACCCATGGCGGTTGCATTATTCTGCTTTTCTGTTGCTGTCCGCCTCAGGTTCATCGACTGAACCAATATTTGACAGCACAATGCATAGTCAGATACAATAAAAATCCatcattaactttgcaagttcATGTTCTACATTTGCTGGTGTCTACACTCAACAATTGATACTATTATACTCTTTGGAGGACCATATTCAATATTTGCTGCTCTTAATGAAATTGATTGTTAAGTAGCTACTTACTTTTGCTCTGATCTGATGTAGGAAATCTTCTCTTTCATCCATTCCCTTTGCAGCTCTCAACTGATTTATTTCCCTCGGACTCTTCAGCTTCGGCATATCCAGCTGCACATAAGATTAAACAGATGAATCCTTGTTACATATATATTTGAACATGGTTGCATATAATGTTTCAAGAAATATAAGCAAGCTAAAGTTACCTTATCCTTCAACTTATGTATAATGCTGTCCTGAGAGTGGTAATTGTCGTCGTTAATTTGCATTTGCTCAACCCTGGCGAGTCTAGATTGCTGGAACAGAGTAGACTGTGGAAGACTTCCATCATGAATATGCTCTGAATCTTCAGACATATAATGTTGTGTCCCATTTGTTGTCTCCAACTGTGGTTTTGAGACCCTCCATGGTGTTGGCGGAGGAGGCGGTGGTCGTGGTGGTGGCGGTGCAGACTCAGGATTACTTCGGAGCACAACAGCATTGTTGTCTTGGGACTGCTTACTACTTTCTTTCTCAAGTACAGGATTTACATTTTCATAACTTGGGAAATCAAGTGAAGGCACAGATAAATAAGGTTCGACATTCGCCATATTGGTAGCGTCATTGGAAAGTCCACCGTGTTCTTTTGTACTTAGCATAGATTCACTTGATGACCTTCTGTGAGGAGAATCATATACCCCATGGTCACTGCTTTCGGGAGTTTCCTCGGATTCCCACTGATCTGAATTATCATCGGAGTGGGGGCTAAGACAATCATCCGATAAATAAGGAGAAGATCTACAAAAAGTGTCATCGCCATCAGAGTGAGAGCCTGCATCATCTAGAGGAATGGAAGACTCTGGGACCAACTGGAATGACGGAAACATATCCCTTATATGTTCACGATGATTACTGCCTTCAGGAAATTTCAGTTTTAGTTTGGAGGTTTCATGTCCACTAACAGGATGGAAGGATATCTTCATATGTTCGAGCGGCGGCGAAGGAGGAAGAGAATCTATAGGATATCCGGGATTAGCTTTCTCTTTGACGGTTGCCTCAGGAAGTGACTGCTTTGCAATGCCATTTTGTACGCTCTCGTCCAATAAAAtagatttcagagaattagaAGTCGCAGATCTTTCATCAAGAGAAACTTTACGTTGAAAACTATTTAGTAACAATCTATGACCAAGTCCAAACACCCGTGATGAGTTTTCACCGCTGCCATGATTGGGTTCAGGGCCAGATGGGAGAACATTTCCAGGGGAACTTACCCTTATCTCCCCCAAAGCATTCCTCTCAGTTTGACTACATACATTACTCGGCTGAGAACTGCCAGAGTTCTTTGATGAGATGCAAGCCTGATCATCATTGTGGTTTGATGTTAAGCATCTAGAACTTGGTTCCTTTAAAATCCTTTCAACAACCTCGTCTGGTAAATCCTGTCCCATTTTATAACCATTGCTTTTTTGCATAGATTTATTATGTGAACCGACATCCACCTCACTTTTTGTGGGCAAAGAACCTTGGCTTAAGGAACTAGACGTGTTGAAGTCAGGAGGTTTGGATGGTTCAAGTCCTAGTAATCCACCATTTGTCCAGAATCTCACTGAACGGTCACTAGAAGACTCTCTGGGAGTCTCTTCAGATTTGCAATTATTGCTGTCAATCCTGCCCACTTCTTCTTCTGGTAAATTAGAGCTTTTAGAACCAGAAAGTGACGTATCGGCTTCAAGGTGGGCTGAGACAGTATCATCGATCGAGACTGTATCTTTCGCAGTATGAGACCCAATGAAGGAATCTGTGCATATCGGGTGATCCAAAACAGAACTTTCACGTGTGAGAGGAACCTGTTCACAGATGGGGCTCTCAAAGGAATGAGAATCAGCTACATTTGTCATTTCATCACTAGCTGGAACATCCAGCTGATCCATAGAGGCCAAATTAGACACATCTGACACTGATCCCACAGAAGCAATCTTTTGTGGTGAACCAGGGATATTCCCGAAAGTTTCTTTGTTTAATGAAACGGCTTCACTGGTCATTTCATGGCCATCTGGAACATTTGATAGGCTCAAAGGTCCCAAATCTGATTCATGTGGGTCTGATCTGACAGAAGGATCTTGCAACGAGTCAGACAAATTGCTGAATATTTCTTTATTTAGGGAATCCGTGTCTCCAACCATTTCTTCACCATCAAGAACATCTGATGGACTCACCGATGCCACTTCTAGTTCATGTGGCTCTGATCTTAGATGATGATTTTCTCGAGGTGCTTCAGGGAAATCCCTTCCTGTTTCTTTATTCAAGGAAACTATATACCCATTTTGAGTAACAGCATCACATAAATCATTGTTGAATATATTAGGTGGAGCTTCCGAAACTTCATTTTCAATCCTTCCATGCATAACAGGATGGGTGAACTCCTGCTCCTCGGGTTTTGTTTCATAAGCAAACTCATTTTCAAATTCCGATTCAACTGTTTCTGATTCGATAGTGTTAAGAGCATCCACATAACTATCAGGTTCACTGTCAACATCATCTGTTTGAACCCTGCTGTAGTCTGGTTTTAGGTTGCTTTCTTCATCAAATAGGATATCATGACAATCAACATTTGGTATGTTAACATCCTCATTTGCAAGCACATCATAGTCATGCTTTTCCTGAATCCTCTCAGGAGTATTATCTTTAACAGAAGCTTGACTTGTGGATTCCACTATGTCTTCCTTTTGATCCCAAGTAACACAAGATGAACTAGacccaatttttttttccaatgaACCATGTGAAACACTATCATCTATAAGAGGAGAAACTGACCGAAAAGCGGCGGTTTTCTGTGTTGGCCTTGAAGAGGGTGGTTCCCTATGATCCTGCTCATTAGATTGCACAGAGTAGCTTGGATGGAAAACACATTCAATGTAGCCAGCACCAGCCTTTGAATCAAAAGAACTTGAACGAACTTCCATATctgatttcattttcatatctATTGTGGTGGCTGATTGTGAGGAAGAGAGTTGCCCATTGGCAGTAGGAGAAATAAATTGCATTCTGAGCAGCCAATAAACCAGTAAACATTTAAGTTTGAATTACAACATTGTGATAACACAATCCGAAGAATAAGTATGCAATATACAATGGATGTAATACCTGCTCCTGTTGCTATGCATCTGTTCACGCCTTGAAAGTTCTCCATTCTTCCGTGAAGACCTTTTCTTCTGTTCAATATATTTTGCATACCAACAAATTGTTAGCAAAGAAATTGACAGGAACAAAACTTGGTCAAAAATAATATTCCATTGAGATCATTTAATCAAATTATCATACCTTGTTTTTATGGCTTTTTCTAACCTTTTCAGTTTTCTCAGAGTATATCTCATCTGAATCTGCTGATGCTTTCTTGAAGAAGGCTGGATCTGAATATCTCTTAAAACAAGATCCGGGGCCACCAGTATCGAATCTGATTTGACACAGGAAAAAGATCATCAATCAGTAGAGGAAACTTAATTTAAGCAGCATTGCAGTACTTGACACTTCCAAAGCCAAAAATGAGACTGCTATAGTATCAGTCCATATTTGAACGAGGCTGCTATAATTTACCATCTAGTATAAAGGAGGCGTTCGAAAGAAAGTTCAACATACTTATCAAGAAAATGCAGGCGTGGAGGATCATGGCATTCTTCATATGAATCCATTATAAAATGCGGCAAGTCATTGTAAATGAAATGATTTCGAGCAGTTTTTATGCGTGGATGCCACTCACAACCTGAAAGGAAACAGATTTTCATTAATGACAGTTATATTGACTGTACATTAAGAATGTTTCATGCTAGTGCACAGTCACTCGCCTGCTCAAATAAGTGCTGAATCAGGTTAACATTAATTTGAGTAAACATAAATGTCTCAATGGTATAAGAGAAGGTTATGAATTGGGCTTTGGCATCTTTCACACTTTCCAACTCACTGCCAACCAAGGCACTAGAACCGACATATGTTCTAAATCATCATTATAGCATGTTTACAGCACTAAATAATGAGTTACTGTCTTACTGACAATATCCAACAACAGTCAAGCCTCATTACATCATTATATTATAACTCTCTGAACATATCAAAGACAATGACAATCAGCTAATCACTGTAATTCTGCTTTTCTTAATATTTAGATTTCTCCTAACAATTTAAGGGCATGCAAGCTAACAGGG is a window from the Arachis stenosperma cultivar V10309 chromosome 3, arast.V10309.gnm1.PFL2, whole genome shotgun sequence genome containing:
- the LOC130968389 gene encoding SCAR-like protein 2 isoform X1; protein product: MPLVRLQVRNEFGLGQPELYREANREDPKAVLDGVAVAGLVGILRQLGDLADFAAEVFHGLQEQVMTTASRSRRLMVRVQNIEASLPPLEKAVLAQTSHIHFAYTSGCEWHPRIKTARNHFIYNDLPHFIMDSYEECHDPPRLHFLDKFDTGGPGSCFKRYSDPAFFKKASADSDEIYSEKTEKVRKSHKNKKKRSSRKNGELSRREQMHSNRSRMQFISPTANGQLSSSQSATTIDMKMKSDMEVRSSSFDSKAGAGYIECVFHPSYSVQSNEQDHREPPSSRPTQKTAAFRSVSPLIDDSVSHGSLEKKIGSSSSCVTWDQKEDIVESTSQASVKDNTPERIQEKHDYDVLANEDVNIPNVDCHDILFDEESNLKPDYSRVQTDDVDSEPDSYVDALNTIESETVESEFENEFAYETKPEEQEFTHPVMHGRIENEVSEAPPNIFNNDLCDAVTQNGYIVSLNKETGRDFPEAPRENHHLRSEPHELEVASVSPSDVLDGEEMVGDTDSLNKEIFSNLSDSLQDPSVRSDPHESDLGPLSLSNVPDGHEMTSEAVSLNKETFGNIPGSPQKIASVGSVSDVSNLASMDQLDVPASDEMTNVADSHSFESPICEQVPLTRESSVLDHPICTDSFIGSHTAKDTVSIDDTVSAHLEADTSLSGSKSSNLPEEEVGRIDSNNCKSEETPRESSSDRSVRFWTNGGLLGLEPSKPPDFNTSSSLSQGSLPTKSEVDVGSHNKSMQKSNGYKMGQDLPDEVVERILKEPSSRCLTSNHNDDQACISSKNSGSSQPSNVCSQTERNALGEIRVSSPGNVLPSGPEPNHGSGENSSRVFGLGHRLLLNSFQRKVSLDERSATSNSLKSILLDESVQNGIAKQSLPEATVKEKANPGYPIDSLPPSPPLEHMKISFHPVSGHETSKLKLKFPEGSNHREHIRDMFPSFQLVPESSIPLDDAGSHSDGDDTFCRSSPYLSDDCLSPHSDDNSDQWESEETPESSDHGVYDSPHRRSSSESMLSTKEHGGLSNDATNMANVEPYLSVPSLDFPSYENVNPVLEKESSKQSQDNNAVVLRSNPESAPPPPRPPPPPPTPWRVSKPQLETTNGTQHYMSEDSEHIHDGSLPQSTLFQQSRLARVEQMQINDDNYHSQDSIIHKLKDKLDMPKLKSPREINQLRAAKGMDEREDFLHQIRAKSMNLRRTATEKQNNATAMGPAASDKVSAILEKANAIRQVVASDDGEDDDDDTWSDS
- the LOC130968389 gene encoding SCAR-like protein 2 isoform X2, which gives rise to MPLVRLQVRNEFGLGQPELYREANREDPKAVLDGVAVAGLVGILRQLGDLADFAAEVFHGLQEQVMTTASRSRRLMVRVQNIEASLPPLEKAVLAQTSHIHFAYTSGCEWHPRIKTARNHFIYNDLPHFIMDSYEECHDPPRLHFLDKFDTGGPGSCFKRYSDPAFFKKASADSDEIYSEKTEKKKRSSRKNGELSRREQMHSNRSRMQFISPTANGQLSSSQSATTIDMKMKSDMEVRSSSFDSKAGAGYIECVFHPSYSVQSNEQDHREPPSSRPTQKTAAFRSVSPLIDDSVSHGSLEKKIGSSSSCVTWDQKEDIVESTSQASVKDNTPERIQEKHDYDVLANEDVNIPNVDCHDILFDEESNLKPDYSRVQTDDVDSEPDSYVDALNTIESETVESEFENEFAYETKPEEQEFTHPVMHGRIENEVSEAPPNIFNNDLCDAVTQNGYIVSLNKETGRDFPEAPRENHHLRSEPHELEVASVSPSDVLDGEEMVGDTDSLNKEIFSNLSDSLQDPSVRSDPHESDLGPLSLSNVPDGHEMTSEAVSLNKETFGNIPGSPQKIASVGSVSDVSNLASMDQLDVPASDEMTNVADSHSFESPICEQVPLTRESSVLDHPICTDSFIGSHTAKDTVSIDDTVSAHLEADTSLSGSKSSNLPEEEVGRIDSNNCKSEETPRESSSDRSVRFWTNGGLLGLEPSKPPDFNTSSSLSQGSLPTKSEVDVGSHNKSMQKSNGYKMGQDLPDEVVERILKEPSSRCLTSNHNDDQACISSKNSGSSQPSNVCSQTERNALGEIRVSSPGNVLPSGPEPNHGSGENSSRVFGLGHRLLLNSFQRKVSLDERSATSNSLKSILLDESVQNGIAKQSLPEATVKEKANPGYPIDSLPPSPPLEHMKISFHPVSGHETSKLKLKFPEGSNHREHIRDMFPSFQLVPESSIPLDDAGSHSDGDDTFCRSSPYLSDDCLSPHSDDNSDQWESEETPESSDHGVYDSPHRRSSSESMLSTKEHGGLSNDATNMANVEPYLSVPSLDFPSYENVNPVLEKESSKQSQDNNAVVLRSNPESAPPPPRPPPPPPTPWRVSKPQLETTNGTQHYMSEDSEHIHDGSLPQSTLFQQSRLARVEQMQINDDNYHSQDSIIHKLKDKLDMPKLKSPREINQLRAAKGMDEREDFLHQIRAKSMNLRRTATEKQNNATAMGPAASDKVSAILEKANAIRQVVASDDGEDDDDDTWSDS